CTGACAATGAACTCCCTTCAATTCCCCCATTATCCTATCCAAGACCTCCAAGTAATGAGACAACTGACCACTCTCAACGGCCCGTGTCACAAGCACATCCGTCCCGCGGTGATGTCTGAGGTTGGTTTGATAAGTCAAATGGGAGACAGGGGCAGACGGCTCGCGCCTCGTCGTTGTCATTCAATTCCAATGCAGCAACTTGCATCGCAACATATCGCATAACCCAGTCCCTCATACATGTACAGTTGAACGACGACAAGGCTTCACCCAGTCAACTCGCTCAACTCAGTTCCGCATGCATCCAGTCCTGTCGGGAGACCCATCACCTTTCTGTGCTCTCACATCACAAATACACAATACAATAGTCACGGTTCCCACAACTCAACAACCAAAAATGTGGTCCATCTAGCTTTATGAAGAAAGACGCCCATCAGCCAGTGGACCCAACGTCCAACCTCGCACTGCTCTGCAATGTTCTTGATCTGAGACTGCTTCCCGTCTCGCGATCCGCATATCTAGACAATATCCACACACTAGGCCTTCTCGTCCGGCTTGTCCTTCCgagcctcctcaacaaccaccTTGTTCAGAACAGGCACCTCCTCCGACTTGGGGTCTGAGACATGAACAGGTTCTTCCACAACAGCCTCGTCAAGCGACGTGGGCACAAACTCCCCCTCTTGTACAGCTATAGGGGGGTCGGAGTTGCTAGCGTTGCTACTTGCTGATACTCCAACGGCAGGTGTGCTGCCTTCTGCAATCTTCTGCTTGGTCTCACTGACAATCTTATCCGCCTCGCTGACCTGAGATGCTGCGCCCTCCGCTTCGACCGCAGCCTCCTTGGTTTGGTCCAGTCGGACCACCATACAGGATAGGTTATCGGTACTGAAGCGATTTAGGGCATGGTCCACAAGCAGCTTCGAAGCAGAGATGGGGTCGTCAACATTTCGCACAAGGTCAACGGCCTCTTGGTCGCTACACACATCCCAAATCTGTACTAGGTTAGCAACTTTCACAGTATAGGTGTATGAATCACACTTACTCCATCGCAAGCAATGATGATGAACTCATCGCTATCGGCCTGGATGACCGTTTCTGTAGTGTAAGGGTGTCCGGTGACAAGCTTCTTCATGTAAGCGTCACCGAGAGCGCGGGTCACGGCCAGAACACCATTCACACGGTTGTTCAGAATCAAGCCGCCGGCGGCAGCAATTCGCTTGCCTTCGACCTCATCACTACCCTTGTGGTCGTAAGAAAGGCGCAGGGCCTTTCCGGCCCGGCAAAGGATAATACGGGCATCGCCGACGTTGGCTGTGTACAGAACACGCTGACGTGCATTGCCTCCTTTCGTTTTCGCGACGGCTGCCTTGGTTGCCGCATTGGCACCTTCACTGCTGGCtccatccttggccttgtccgtTTCGGTAGGCTCTTCAGGCTTAACAGGCTTGACAGCCGAGCGATCGTTCGAGGCGCGTTCTTCCCAGCGCAGCACCGCGACGGCCGCGGTACAGCCACTGTTCTTGAGCgggagcttctcaagctggGCATCAGCCGTTGTGAAGGCCTGGTCTAGAACTTCGGGGATCAGAGCATTGGGATTCTTGCGTATGATATCCTCGAGGATAATGtgcagcttcttgccgcACCAGTCAGCGGCAAAGGTGCCGGCATGACCATCAAAGATGGCAAAATAGCCATTGTCAGACTCAACCATGTCCGAGACAGCTGACTCCTGGTCTTCTCCCTCTGACTTGTCCTTTGCGGACGTATCATTTAGAGCTGGGGTCTGAACAAAGTTGTACAGGAAGGCGTGGGTGTCTTCCATGGTCCGGCGGCATTTCTTGTTTCTATCTTCCCAAACGCCGACGCGGAACGTAGACTTGGGTCCAGGTACAGACTCTCCAGCCGAGTTGTTATGTTGGCCCTGAGGGACCACTAGAGCGGGATCTTGCTTGCCAAGTTTCTGCAGAGGCGTCTGCGAGCTCACTTCAGAGGACCCGCCGCGACTACTCTGAGAAGAGAAGTTGAGCGAGTTCTTGGCCGAGGCCAGCAGGCTGCTGGCGCGACTGCTGACGCTACTACTCCGGCGCTTCTTGTCGCCCGAGCCACCGGTTTCCTGGCGGGTTGGAGGGCTGCCATTTCCACTTCGTTTCTCGCCGCTCGCGGCTTGATCGGTCGTCTTGATGGGAGTCGGGGCACTCGCTCCGAGACTAGGCTCGGGCGAGGGAGACTTGTCAGACTTCGAATCGCTTTCAGATTTGTTGCCTGCAGAGTTGGAACTGCCGCCAAACATTCTATTCAGCAGACTTCCTCCAGTCGAGGAGAGACTGCGACGCTTGTTGCTCGCCAGCTTGTGGGGAGGGAAAAGAGACCTAAAGAGTTGACGAGATGTGGAGGTCGTGTCAGCACCGTTGATgctgaagaagcaaagaTATCGTTTCGGTCCCTATCGTATATATGTTGTCGATGTCTAAGGCTGGCAACACGCGGGTGCTGGAAAGGTGAGCTGTGGCAATGTATGTCGTCGTGGGGAGCTTGGGGCGGGGTGCTGGTCGAGACCAGCGAGGCGCAGGTAGTGGGGATGCTTCGTTGGCGCACAGCAGGCCTGGAAGAGTTAGAAGAGTCAAGGGCGATGTTCCAATTCGAGTTGGCGAGAAGAAAAGGATGAGGAGAGTGAGATGTCGATGTTGGGTACAAAAAGTTGGATGGGCAGCCAGTGATGATGCAGGAGCTATGGGAGCGCGAAACAGCCCCTCGTCACTTGGTCACAACAGTTCGCATACCACCTTCAAGAACCCAAAGCCTCACACAGTGAAAGGTGATGGTATCCAAGATTCGCAAGTAGATAAATATCAACAGCCTGTGATGATGAATGCAGAAGCGTTGTGCAGCAGGGCGCATCGCAAGGCAAGAATAGCGTGACGTAGGAAAGACGAGGACAGCAATGGCGGGGACGGTGACATACAACAAGCAGATGGGCGCAAGGGGGGTAGATGGTAATAGATGGCAAACAAATGCCAAGCGGGAGAGCAAACCAAACAGCTCGACGTCACTCCAATACGGTGTGAAGGCCGAAAGACGTACCTGACGATGAATGGAATGGATCGGATCGGTGGAATATCTCGGTGAGAGAGAGGCGCGagatggagacgagagaAGAGGCTCTGGGAGCTGTAGCAGAAAGAGGTAGGTAGGTCAGTACCTTAAGAGGCGGGAGGGTCGGAGTAGCTAGGTATGGCGTAGGTGGTCGGTTGTTTGCGAGTCTAGTCGTCGTCGTAGTTGATGAAGCCGTTCGGTTTGGTAAGGCCAGGCGGCCGGGCAAGTTTATCTGAACGGCACGGGGCTATCCTGATTCGGCGGGGGGCGGGGACCAGCGCTGAAATTCCAGGCGGCGGGTGCACTGAGGGGTTCACACCGTTCACGGTCCCCACTGGCTTCCGCCGACACGGGGGTTGGCCACTGACGTACGCTGGGGTGTAAGTGACGTTGACTGGCCCAGCGGCTCTGAAGCTGGGCGCGTGCTGTTTAGCGCTCTGCAGCGAGAATCTGCGACGGGACGGTGCTCTCCAATGAGGACTTGAGATCTCTGTGAGGCCCCGATGAAGCACTTGAAGAAACGCGCCTTGAGAATGGGTCCTCTCTTTGTTGGGAGTTGATCTCAGGGGATGTCATCTCGAGAGTCTCACCCGGAGCATCCGACGCCTTATACATACATACTAGCAGTCCCTCCAAGCTCGAGTCTCTACTCGGGTAAGCATCCATCCTTGCAAAAAGCTCCAGGCTAACAACACAGGGCTCACCATCGACTGTCCACGTTGATGCGCACGCTCACGAGGCCAGCTTCCCAGAGTCGTACACGTGTATCTCCGGGGGTGCCGTCAGAGCTAGGCCTGGGCCCAACCAGTCGGTTTTTCTTTTGCTTGGTCTGGTGGTTTTCTTTTCTGCTACACAAGGCAGGCAACTTTCATTCTTATCAGGCTTCATCTTGTACCTGGTGTACTTGTTACAAGACCCGTTCCACTGACGTCCATGCTCTTTACCTGGATGCTGATCGAGCATTGATCATACTAGGGGCTCCTGATGAGGAGACAATTAATCAACAAATCCCAGGATTAACTTGTGCCTCCTTTCACAGCCTTTAACAAAGAAGCAGACTCAAACACGGATATGGAATTGCGCCTCAGGAAATAACCCCAGAGACAAGGAGCATCCGCGTCTGTTTGGAGCAAACACCAACTCAGCAAACAGAAACCCATCCATGATTATCTTTCTATAAACGGCAGGAAACTCTGCGTCAAAAGGCTGAAAAGTTGACTGATCATAACACGATTCTCCAGACACCAATGCACCCTTGTAAGAATGGCAACACCAAAGGCCCCTCCCGGCCATAATATCGGCTCTGTCGCTGTCTCGTTCGACTCTGTGGTtcacggcggcggcgaatTATCCAAGATAATGGAGTAGCATCCATCTTTCAGGATGAACCGTATCCATATTCCTCGGTACTCGGTCCGTTGTCTACTTCCGCAAGCTATCAAGGCGTGCTTGGAGGTCATCGTCAACAGGATcgccaccaccgcctccaCCCACTGCCTGAGCGATCTTGCCTTCTGGTACCGCAGCATTTCCTAATGCAGTAGGTGTTTCTCCGAGCTATAATCATTGTCAGCCTCAGTCCAAAGAGTCTTATCATGGCATCACGTACAGCCTGGTTGAAGTCGATTCCAATCTCTTCCAGCACTTGTTCCACCACTTcgtcgccctcttcttcaattCCCACGTCCATGGCATCGTCGATTGCGtcgtccatcatctcttGTCGCTGTTCCATAATATCGTTTTCTCGCTCAAACTCCATAGCGATTCGTTGGAGCTGGGGGAGGTTCATCGACTTGTTCATGCTGCCCAAGGCCATCGTAGCGCCCTTCATGGCTTGCATCATCTGTTCGTTCGTTCGGTAGGTCTGCATTGCAGTTGATTAGTCCCAACCCTGTTGATGTAACGCACCTCGTGGGGCAATTCCATCATGACATACCTGAAGACGCAACGAGATCTTCTGCAGCTGACTGCGCATGGCGTAGAACTTCTCAACATATCGCCTGGTGCGGACCAGATCCTTGGCTTGAATCTTGCATGCGCCCATCTGGCCATTCTTGGCGCTCGTCTTAATCTGCTGGATGAGGGTcttttcttgcttctcgagcttgacgCGCATCTGGTCGAGTTCGCGGATGGCCTTGTCCAGCATGCGCTGGTTCTTGCGCAGACGCTCCGCAGGCGTCATGCGCTTACCGAAAGCCCACTCGAGGATCTGTGTTTCATGAGAGGCATTAGCCATCATGGACATCAAGGATTGTCGCGCGACGTCATTGTCCTTACGTTCATGGTGTGCGGGGGAGGTGAAGCTGTGTAGAGAGGCGGAGGGAGATCTGGGACGTCGAACGAGAGGTTGTCGATGCGCAGATAGAGCGAGGATAtggagagcgaggaggaatAGGCGTCAAGATAGTGGCCAAGGCAGCGAAGAAAAGCCAGCCGTGGTGAGAGTAGGTTGGTAGTGCACAGTAGCCGTGTCGTGCTACGGAGGTACCGAACTACGTAACCGCTCTGGGCCCAACCTTGCCGTACCTCGCCTCTCAAAGACCGACGGGCGGGAACTGCATTGACAGCCAAATGTGGCTTGGCGGccgttctccttctcatGCTCCCTGTGGCTGGTGGCCCGAGTGTTGCCCAAAAAACCTGCTTCCGGCCAATCATGGATGTCCCTCGGCGATCGGGACCAGTAAAAATCATGCAGAAATGGGTCGTTTTCCAGGGATCCATTGATCAAGTTTCTACTCCCGCCCCGGTCCCAACTCCGCCGCCCACCACAACGACATCACCGCTCCAGCATTTCTAATTAATTCCTCTGCACTGCTTTTTTTGCGCAAGCAAACCATGCAGCTCGAACTGCTACGCGCTGCTTCATCATGAATCACGATTACTTCaacggcaagggcaagggcccTTTGCACCAAGAGAACGATAACGAGTCCGACAACGAAAATGCTTCCGCGAACGCGCCCCGGCCCGATTCTGCTTCTCCGCCACTTGGGAACTCACCCTCCGTCCGGCCCAACTACATGACCGTGGGCAACGGTACCACATCCGAGCATGCGGCGCGTCTTCAGAGTATGCTAGACGTCGACTCAGGATACGGCGGTAGCATCGCTGGCGATGACCAACGGGCTATAGCTTCTCCAGCGGCTTGGGATATGGCAATGCACCATGACCGTCCTGCCTCGGGTGCTGTGCACCAGATGTGGTATAATGCCCACCGCGCGAACCTCGGTCGATCCATCAACAAGGTCCTCGAACTGCTTCAAAGTCTTCAAGAGATGAACGCTTCTTGGCCCGCTCATTACCCCTCCGTCCAGCGAGCCCGCCGTGATTCGTCCGAGACATCCTCCCGCCCCAGTTTCTCTCATGCCCACTCAACTATGGGCGAGCATAGCGCTTCGTCGCCGTCCCTCCGGAACCCTATGCTTCGTCGATCCATGACTTCCGTCGAAGAGAGCACTGCCGAATCGAGCCGAGCCGCCGAGAATCGATCTACACCCGAGCCCCGACTGGTTTCCCCTCAGATTGCTCAAGAATTCTCGATCCTGAAGCTGGACCTCAAGCTTGGAGCACTTCACCAGGCCGAGCTTGTTCACTCGTTGGAAAAGGGTTCTATCGCTTCGTTACTCGACGGCAAGATCAGCACCAGTATCAAGCACCTCTTGTCTCTGCGTGACCGAATCGAAGACACTGCAAGCAAGGTCCTCATCACTGGTGACCTCAACGCCGGCAAGTCGACCTTCTGCAATGCCCTTCTGCGCCGAAAGGTTTTGCCTGAGGACCAACAACCCTGCACTGCCATCTTTTGTGAGGTGCTTGATGCTAGGGAGAATTCGGGAGTGGAGGAGGTCCATGCCGTTCACAAGAAGGTCGCCTACGACCGAAATGACGAGTCGACCTACGACGTGTTTCCTCTGCAAGAGTTGGAAAGGATTGTGGTCGACAACGAGACTTACACCCAGTGCAAGATCTATGTCAAGGATAGCCGGTCCATCGATGAGTCGCTTCTCAACAATGGTGTTGTGGACATCGCCCTGATTGACGCTCCTGGCCTCAACTCGGACACGACCAAGACAACAGCCATCTTTGCTCGACAGGAGGAAATTGACGTCGTAGTGTTTGTGGTTTCTGCCGCTAACCACTTCACGCAGTCCGCCAAGGAGTTCATCTGGGCTGCCGCGGCCGAAAAGGCTTACATCTTTATCGTTGTCAACGGATTTGATGTTATCCGTGACAAGAAACGATGCGAGAAGATGGTGCTGGATCAGGTTCAAGGCCTGAGCCCCCGAACACACAAGGAATCATCTGAGCTTGTTCATTTCGTTTCCAGCAATGCTATCCCCGTCGGTCCATCGCCTCCCGGGGGCCCTGGAGGCAGTGGCAGCGGAAGCTCGAGTGGGGGCAGTGGTGACCCTGGTGACAGTGatgacaagggcaagggcaaggatcGTGAGAAGATTCGTGACTTTGAGGCCCTTGAGCAATCGCTGCGGAGATTTGTGCTGGAGAAGCGTGCCAGGTCGAAGCTCGCTCCCGCCCGTACATATCTgctcaacatcctcaacgaTGTCCAGACTCTGGCAAATGTCAACCAGGAGGTGGCTCAATCCGAACTTGAGAGAGTGACGCAAGAGCTTAAGGAGCTTGAGCCTCAGCTCGAGTCGAGCCGAAAGGCCCGCACCGAGGTCAGTGAGCACGTCGACACCAACATCGAGGAGACGTGCAAGGAGGTTTATGACCACACCCGTATGGCTCTCAACTCGGCCATTGTTCACTCTGCGAGCGGCAACTACGACGTGCCCTATCCCGGAATTCTGAGTGCCTTCCAGTATGCcgaggacctcaaggaggccatgcTCTCCCGCATTTCCGACTCGGTGACCAACTGTGAGGAGTACGCCCGCGGCAGGACGGTGCGTGGTGTCAACTCGATCAAGCAACTGGGTCTTTTGCACGTCGGCGATGAGTTCCAGAACCTCCAATTCCGGCCCGATGTCATGTTCCGACGCAAGAAGGATGCCCTCGCTCGCCAGGTCCATATTCCCACCGAGCTGATGGACTTTGTCGACTGGACCACCCTGCTGCAGCGCCAGGAGAAGTACGCAGGCACTGGCATGGCTCTTACGGTTGCCGGTGCAGTCGTGCCCAAGATGCTTGGCATGAACACATGGATGGATCAGGCACTTACAGCAACCCGCCTGCTGAGCAATGAGAACCTCCGCCAGCTCATCTTGCCTGGTATTCTCGTGGCTGGTAAGTCTACTTCAGTACACGACTACATATTTGGAAATTAACTAACAATGATTACAGCTGTTGCCGCCTCTGTCTATGTTCTACAGCAAATCCCCAACTCCCTACCTCCTCGCCTGGCCACCAAGATCTCGACTCAGCTCAACGACCTCGACTACGTCCACTCCAACGCCACTCGCATTTCCTCGTCCGTCCGCAAGGTGCTGCGCTTCCCCGCTGACAACCTCCGCGTCGGCCTCGACCAGAGCGTCAAGGACCTCGGGACCAAGCGCGATGAGACtatcaaggtcaagggcgagAGCGAGCGCGCCTCGCGCTACTTCTCCAACCTTGTCCGCCAGAGCGAGGGTGAGCGACTCAAGGTTGAGAGCGTTGACCTCGACAGCCCGCCCGCGGGTGCCCATTAAGGTGACGACGTGATGCTTGGACGAAAACGATATGGATGTATGTGAAGAGGAGGCAAAAAAGGTGGTTAGGTTCGAAATGAAGGCTCACAAAAGTGATGGCGTTAATTAGGGCAGGACTGTTTACACGACGTTCACGTATAATGCTTCAACTCTCTAGTCGGGAAAGAAGAATTATTGCTCATCCGGCTTGTTCTTATTAGTTTAAACTTCTCTGCTCATACCTTGTTGTTTAGCGAGTCAAATCAGTATGAATCAACCGTTGATGCTAGAATGCTTCGATTGGTGTTCATCGTAGCTAGAAGCACACGCTGCGCTTTGAAGAAGATAGAAATGAATAAAGTAAGATACATGATATGACAATATCTAGCCTGGGTATTAGACTGCAGAAACTAAAGGCGTGCCTTTCATTATCGTTATTAGTCCAGACACTCCATTCTCCTGCAACAAATACAGTCATAACATGATTTTTCAGTTATGACCTATGTTGTCGGTTATGACCTGTATTTCCAGCTACAGCCTGTCTGTCTAGGTCACAGCCTAAGATTTCGTTATGACTCGGATAACTAGTTATAACCTGCATCTTAGTTATTCCCGCTTGTTTTAAGTTATAATTGTGACTTCGGgttataactaatatttCTGGTCATAACCTGTATTTCTACTTATAACTAATGAGCTGGGTTATAACTTGAGCCATCTAGTTATAACTCTTTATATGCCCATGTCGAAAAGATCAAGAAACTCCCATATTATCAGCCAGTTTGCCCAATGGGCGAGGTAGAGGGCAACACATAGCAGCAGAGCAATACTGTGTAGACACATGAGGCTACACATATCCTCCAGAAACAAGCTATATCTCTATTTCTCAGAGTCACGGTCCACAGCTGACCACACAGTCCACATGACACGCCGCAGtctctccttttccttctccccTCCAAAAATTCCATCAATCGCCTCCCTAGCCAGTCGGCAGATGTCGTCGCGGTCGAGGTTGAAATGCTCCGCGACGAGACGATACTCGTTGGACAACGGGCTTCCAAACACGCCCACATCGTCAGTCTAGAACCCCGTCAGTATATGTTGGCCGCCGGtccagaagatggagggcTTACCCCAAGTGAAATCATCGGCCCTTCAATGCCTATCCAATGCCCAAAGTGGTGGCCCTCGAAGCCGCCTCGAACCATCCCTGCACTCACGTTGCAACTCAGACATAGCTCCAAGCATAACCCCCTCCGCGcaatctccttcttggtctcttcatcttcccaTATGACATGCCCCAACCGCCCTGGCTGCCACGAGAGCAGCGTCTCCAACTCCTTCTTAGACCCgctggcctcggcctcggcaaaGTGCACCGTGATACCCAAACCCTCCTTCCTCGCCTCCTCAAACACCGGTGTGAATATGTCTACTTCTCCTCCTGGCCGGGCTGTTGGGTCCCCGCAGAGGTCGAGACCTACGACGCCGTCGGCACGATGCTTGAGAGCGATAGCGAGGGTGGAAGAGGCCTGTTCGAGGATGTGCCTCCGGTCGATGGCCAGGATGAGGCGAGTATGCAACTGTGggttcttggcctcgaaggaggagatggttgagaggaggatggtgatgtacTGCTCTGCTGAAATGTGTGGTGTAGCACGGGGCGTAGTCCGGAGCTCCAGATAGCAGACGCCATCGTTGAGAAAGTCTGTCAGGACAGAGGTAGTGGTGTATCGGATAGACTCTTCGTCTGTGATGAGGTTGTATATATAGCTGCTGAATAGCGGGAAGAAGCTGTCACGGCGTGTAGTTAGTGGCTATAGAACCAAGGGTATTGTCAAGTTGCCATCTCAGCAGGGAGTCTCACGTCTCCAAGTTGTAGTCATGTTTCCCTTCTGGCATGACTACTAGCGGATCTTCGAGGTCCGTGTCGCCCGCTGCCCTCTTGCGTAGCCATATTTCATGGAGAGTTCGGCGAGAGATGCTTCCTGTGAGGTGAGCGTGAAGCTTGTATTGTGTCAGCATTCGGTTGTCGAGCTGGGCTATTCAGACGGTGGTCACCTCTATCTTTGGTAGCGCAACGAAATCCATATGTGCTCTGTTTCTTTTTAGTAACCGGCCAGTGTTGAGGTGTAAAGTTGAGGCGTGGTGGAGAAGATGTCGACGCCAACTGTCTTACCCTGAACCCGGGGTGATGTTGCACCGTCGGGTCGAAACTACTCACGATATCCGAGTTTCTGCTATAGGTAATATCCAGAGAGCTAATCCTTGGGGTTCTAAATGTAGTTTCCACCCAAGATACGGTAATTGTGGTATGAGAGTGCGGGCTTTCGCGAACTACCTATGGATTGTGTGCAAATAATTAAGCTGTCTTGAACCACAGGTCACCCAGAGAAGCAAGCTACTTGAACATAACCACCAATTCATTGATCCAGACAATTGTACATGATGCATTCCCATGTAATATATACTGTCTGACTCCCCATGTAAACATTTCAACATTGATCGCCATCAGTCGCTTGAAACGGTAGATGCATCACCACACCAGAGACCACAGCGAAACCCACATAAATGTCGTAAATGAATAATAGGTCGAGTATCACAAAATACATGTGAGTCCGCCCCTACAGGAGATGAGATCGCAGCCATTATTCGCCCTCCCCAGCCCTATACTTTACATCATTGGTACGCCGCAATGCCATATGCGTCCGCACATGGTCCCGTCCCAGTTCAACCCATTTGTCTGTCATTCATCAAGGGCCCCATCGGCTGTTTGCGCCATTCCCATTTATAGTACACGTGGAGGTCCACTCTCTGGCCCGATAATGACTGCGCCAGCGGGCTCTCGAGGCGCCGGTCCGGGCGTCCTCACCACCAGGACGCTTGATCAAGGTTTGCCAATATCCAAGGGGAAGTGCTTTACAGAGCAGGCTGGCTAGGCTTGCCGTCAAGAGCGGCGCCAACCTTCTCGGCAGTGTTATGCTCGGCGCCAGCGGTCAGGAGCTCGCCGCCTGTCTGTCGCATGTTATACTCTTGCTCCATGGCAGTGAGCTGCTGGTCCTCGGCAAAGGACAGGGCAAAGGGGACACCGAAGAAGAGAGCAGAGGTGGTGACGACCCAAGCGGTCTTTCCGCTGAAGGACAGGACGCTCCAGGTGGCGCTAGAAATGGCATTGGCCTTGTTGGAGAACCAAGAGCGAGTGGTGGGGGGTACGATATCGCGCAGTGCGTATAACCGCTCGGCGAGGGTCTCTTCTGAAGGATCGTAGTCGGAGTCGTTGGAGATCTCGGAATCTGCGGATCTAATTAGCACGTGCGACTGTTAAAGGCGCATGAGGTAACTAACCAGTATCGGTGTaatcgtcgtcgtcctcctcgatatCAGGGCCAGCCTGAGCGTGCTGGAAGTgctcgtcctcgacctcggTGAGAGTAACCATCTTGG
This Fusarium keratoplasticum isolate Fu6.1 chromosome 6, whole genome shotgun sequence DNA region includes the following protein-coding sequences:
- a CDS encoding A-deaminase domain-containing protein, which produces MDFVALPKIELHAHLTGSISRRTLHEIWLRKRAAGDTDLEDPLVVMPEGKHDYNLETFFPLFSSYIYNLITDEESIRYTTTSVLTDFLNDGVCYLELRTTPRATPHISAEQYITILLSTISSFEAKNPQLHTRLILAIDRRHILEQASSTLAIALKHRADGVVGLDLCGDPTARPGGEVDIFTPVFEEARKEGLGITVHFAEAEASGSKKELETLLSWQPGRLGHVIWEDEETKKEIARRGLCLELCLSCNVSAGMVRGGFEGHHFGHWIGIEGPMISLGTDDVGVFGSPLSNEYRLVAEHFNLDRDDICRLAREAIDGIFGGEKEKERLRRVMWTVWSAVDRDSEK
- a CDS encoding Dynamin-type G domain-containing protein gives rise to the protein MNHDYFNGKGKGPLHQENDNESDNENASANAPRPDSASPPLGNSPSVRPNYMTVGNGTTSEHAARLQSMLDVDSGYGGSIAGDDQRAIASPAAWDMAMHHDRPASGAVHQMWYNAHRANLGRSINKVLELLQSLQEMNASWPAHYPSVQRARRDSSETSSRPSFSHAHSTMGEHSASSPSLRNPMLRRSMTSVEESTAESSRAAENRSTPEPRLVSPQIAQEFSILKLDLKLGALHQAELVHSLEKGSIASLLDGKISTSIKHLLSLRDRIEDTASKVLITGDLNAGKSTFCNALLRRKVLPEDQQPCTAIFCEVLDARENSGVEEVHAVHKKVAYDRNDESTYDVFPLQELERIVVDNETYTQCKIYVKDSRSIDESLLNNGVVDIALIDAPGLNSDTTKTTAIFARQEEIDVVVFVVSAANHFTQSAKEFIWAAAAEKAYIFIVVNGFDVIRDKKRCEKMVLDQVQGLSPRTHKESSELVHFVSSNAIPVGPSPPGGPGGSGSGSSSGGSGDPGDSDDKGKGKDREKIRDFEALEQSLRRFVLEKRARSKLAPARTYLLNILNDVQTLANVNQEVAQSELERVTQELKELEPQLESSRKARTEVSEHVDTNIEETCKEVYDHTRMALNSAIVHSASGNYDVPYPGILSAFQYAEDLKEAMLSRISDSVTNCEEYARGRTVRGVNSIKQLGLLHVGDEFQNLQFRPDVMFRRKKDALARQVHIPTELMDFVDWTTLLQRQEKYAGTGMALTVAGAVVPKMLGMNTWMDQALTATRLLSNENLRQLILPGILVAAVAASVYVLQQIPNSLPPRLATKISTQLNDLDYVHSNATRISSSVRKVLRFPADNLRVGLDQSVKDLGTKRDETIKVKGESERASRYFSNLVRQSEGERLKVESVDLDSPPAGAH
- a CDS encoding PPM-type phosphatase domain-containing protein, translated to MFGGSSNSAGNKSESDSKSDKSPSPEPSLGASAPTPIKTTDQAASGEKRSGNGSPPTRQETGGSGDKKRRSSSVSSRASSLLASAKNSLNFSSQSSRGGSSEVSSQTPLQKLGKQDPALVVPQGQHNNSAGESVPGPKSTFRVGVWEDRNKKCRRTMEDTHAFLYNFVQTPALNDTSAKDKSEGEDQESAVSDMVESDNGYFAIFDGHAGTFAADWCGKKLHIILEDIIRKNPNALIPEVLDQAFTTADAQLEKLPLKNSGCTAAVAVLRWEERASNDRSAVKPVKPEEPTETDKAKDGASSEGANAATKAAVAKTKGGNARQRVLYTANVGDARIILCRAGKALRLSYDHKGSDEVEGKRIAAAGGLILNNRVNGVLAVTRALGDAYMKKLVTGHPYTTETVIQADSDEFIIIACDGIWDVCSDQEAVDLVRNVDDPISASKLLVDHALNRFSTDNLSCMVVRLDQTKEAAVEAEGAASQVSEADKIVSETKQKIAEGSTPAVGVSASSNASNSDPPIAVQEGEFVPTSLDEAVVEEPVHVSDPKSEEVPVLNKVVVEEARKDKPDEKA